Within Campylobacter jejuni, the genomic segment TCTAATAATACAAGCCCTAATGATTGCATAGCCATAATTTAAAGCAGAATTTTCAAAGCAAAGCTCATCTCTTGAAAAAGAAGTACCAAACAAAGTTTTAAAATAAAGCGCCGCCGCAACAGCTTCAATATTTTTACTATCATTTAAGCTTACTTTTTTAGCCAAATTTATAAGCTCATTGCTTTGCTCTATTTTATTGTGTTTTTTTAAGATAAAGGCTTGATTTAGGATTTTATTTTTAATGATTTTTTGCCATAAAATAGCCTTTTTTTGAGCACTTACATTCATTTGCTCTTTTGCGATTTTTGCACTTTGAAAATGCCCTAAAAAAGGAGTAAAAACGCCATTTATACTATGAGTTTCATCGCAGGTTAGCAAGATGATTTTATGCCTTGCAAAGGCATTAAAAAGTGCGGAACTAAGGCTTGCTTGTAAGCTTTCTAAAACGATGATATTTATATCTTTTAAAAACAATTTGGCTATATTTTCATCTTGCTTAATCACAAGATGATTTAGCTCTAAATTTAGCTTGGCATTAGAGCTAATAAGCAGTGTTTTAAAAGCTTCATCGTAACTCATTTTTTAAAATCTTCTCTTTGTCTAAACTCAGCCTTTGTAACTTCCCCAAGTGCTGAAACTATGTATTTTTCAAATACTTTTAGATTTTGAATTCCTATGCTTTTTGCGATTACTTCTTTTTCATTTGCATTTTTAAACAATATTTTTTGATTTTTGCTTAGCGTTTCAAATTTATTATCGTGTTTTGAAACAATCAAACTAACAGTAGAGCTTGTAAAAGCATTATAATAAACAAATTCTGGCTCTTGCATATCTTTAGTTTGAATTAAAATCAAACTATCTTTGTATAAAGAAAAGCAAAACTCATAATTTTCATCCATTAAAATCCAGTCTTTTATCTCACCTTTTTTACTTCGTGCTACAGCTTTATTTGGTAATACTTTTAAAGCAAAATCCATAGTATAAATTGGCACAGCATAAAATTTATTTGTCTTTTTGTGTTTAAAAATATCCACTCTAAACATATCGCCATTTTTAACTATTTTACCATTTACTTTGCGGATTTTACCAAGCTCTAGGGCTTTTAAAACTCCTTCTTTTCCGCCGTATGATTGATAGAATTCTTCTTCTTTTCTAAATGTTTCTTCATGTAAGGCTCCGCTTGGCTTTTTTCTCTCAGGTTTTGAGACAAAAATTTCATCAATTTTATCTAAAACCTTTTGCCTAAAACCACTAAAAGGCTCAAAAAACTTCCTTTTGTTTTTATAATCTAATTCACTAATTTTTTTTGCATAAAGTTCTGCACTGTTGCTTTCTTGCTCTTTTTTAAAATCTGAAAAAGCCTTTACGATAGAGTTGTTTGCATAAGCAATAATTACTGCATCGATGGTGTGATGAAGATGGTTATTTCTATCCTTAGCGCTAAAGCCCCAAGTGTGTCTTAAAGCCGATGTAAGCATACCGCTTTTTGCTTCTACATGCACTTTTGAGCCTTTTTGTGTGTCGTTTAACTTTGTATTTTCATCATCGCTTAAAGGTAAAAAATCTAAATAATCTTTAGTGTAGTTTAAAACAAGCCTTGCTATGTAGCGAGTATCGTTTAGATTTCTATCTTTAAAGTTTTTTTGCTCTTTGTCTTTGTAATTTTTATCTAAAATTCTTTTTTGCTTTTTAGTAGGCAAATTTTTTGCTAAAACTTCAATTTTCTGCCATTTTGCACTATCATTGCCAAAGGCTTCAAAGGGGGTTTGATTAAGTTTTTCTTGATTTTGCTTGGTAAAAACTAAAACTTTATTCATATAAGAATCATCAAAACTTCTAGAATAAGGGTAAATGTGATCAATTTCAAGCATTTTTTCATCTTGCAAATCACTAATTTTAATCTTTTCTCCACTATAAGCACAAAATTCTTTTTGTTCTTTAAATAATCTTAATTTTAAAATATTTTTGCTATTTATTTTTAAGCCTAGTTTTTCACATTCAAGTTCGGCGTCTTTTTTGGCCTTGTAGTTTTCATTTTGCTCTTTTTCTATTTTAGCTCTTTGGCTGTAATTTTTACCTACTTCTCTTGCTAATTCAATGTTTATTTTATGCACTTTGCCGTATTTTTTAAGTAAAGCATTTAAGACCTTTCTGTATTCTTTAATCGCTCTTAAAACCACAGGATTAGTTACCTCATCTTTATAATAAGTTTCATTAAATGCGGGTAAAAAATCTTTTTTATCTTCATTGATTGCTACTTTTAAATTAAGCTCATTACAAGCTTCATCGTATTTTTTACCTTCAAGCATTAAAGGAGTGATAAGTTTTAAGGCTTTAAAACTTATATTTAAATGGTCTTTAAATTCCAATTTGCTTAAACTATCAATTTGATTTTGATTTAAATCATATTTTGCTAAAGCCTTTTTAAGCTTAATCTCATCTTTTATAAGGGTAATATCTTTTGCTATTTCATTTAAATCATCTTGGCTTAAACTATGATCACCTAGAGCTTTTATAAATTCTTTATATTTTTTAAACTCAATAAAATAAGTTCCTTTTTCCCCTTTAAATTCATAATCATCGCTTAAGCCTAAAAGCTTTTTTGTTTGTTTATAAGTTAGAGTGCCGTTTTTTAAAACTTCATTCAAAAGGGCGTTTAAATCATCTTTTGTATATAAAATTCCTTCAGTATTTTTAAGATTGTTTAAAAGATTGATAATTCTTGTAAGTGCTACAAACATAAAAGCTAAGGGCGAATTTTTTGGCGCTCTTTTTTCATCGGTAAAAAAACTACAATTTCCCACCAAATGAGAAAAATCTTTTAAAGCCCTTTTATAAAATGCTACACTAAGCACCTCTTCTTCAAATTTTTTTGAAAAAGAAAAGCCAAATTCTCTTTGTTTTTTAAAAATAAGCTTTAATTCATCTTTTAAAAAACTTTGCGCTATGCAGCGTTCATAACTTTCTTTTTTATTTCTAACATTTGTAAATTCTTTGGAATTTTCTTTGAATTTTTGAAAATACTCTTTATAAAGATACTCGCCCACACTTTGATAATTTGCTAGTTTTTCTTCATTTTGCTTGATAGCTTTTAAAATCGCACCTTTTTCTTTATCATCACTATTTTTAATATCATCATAGCCACGCCTTTTTGCAATATGTAAAATCACTCTTGCAAAATCTTGCTTACTTAAAAGCTCGTTTAAAGCTCTAAATCTTAACTCATAAGGGCTAATTAAAGATCCTTTATAAGCCTTGGCTAAACTTTCATCAAAGCTTTGATAATCTTCGTAATTTAACTTAAATTCATTTGCGATTAAATGTTTTAAGTGATTTAGCCTTGCTTTGCGTCTAGCAAGGCGTTTTCTAGCACTTCTTGCAAGGCGTCTTGGCAAGGCTAAGGATTCTCCTGTTTTGGGATTTTCAGCCTTTGTAAAAATCCTAACTCCACAATCTTTTAACTCATCATTTTCACTAAATGCCCAGCCAATAGAGCTTATTCCTATATCAAATGCCAAAATTCTTGCCACACTAGATCCTTTTTAATATTTATGATTTGTGTATAATTATAATACAAAAATCATTTTTTAAACAAACATAAACTTTTCAGTAACCAAACTATATATGTTAATTTTATAATACAAAAAACAAGTAATTTTTAAATAAAAAATATTTTTTATTTAAAAATTTAGATAAAATCCAATTTATTGTAAATTCAATAGACCCTATGCTAATTTTTATGATATACTCAAAAAAATACGATCCCATTTTTGTATTTTTCTTTCAAATATTATCTTGCTTATTTTTGCTTTTTATATCACAGGAACACCTATACCAAAAGCTCCAAGCAGAGAGTATACAAGCTTTTAAATGTTTTACTTGATAGTTATGCTTTTATCACAGCGACTTTTAAAAGTCAGCTTTCTGGAGTAGGACTTATTATCATGAGTGTGGCAGGTTTTGCTGCTTATATGAAACATATTAATGCTTCAGCAAAACTTGCTTTTTTAGCAAATAAACCCTTAGGAAAAATCAAAAATAAATACTTGATTTTAAGTGGAACTTTTGTTGTTGGAATGGCTTTAAAAATCGTCATTTCTAGCTATGCTGGATTGCTTTTGCTTTTGTTAGCATGTATTTATCCTGTTTTAATCTCACTTAAAATCCGTCCTATTACAACTGTATGTGCGCTTTCTTTAATTGCACTTGATTATGGTCCAAAAGATGGAAATTCAATCAATATGGCAGATATGGTAGGACAAAGTGATAATGTCGTAGGGCTTTTTTTAAATTACCAAATTTATAGTGTGATTGCCTATGTTGTAGTTATTGCCATCTTGATTCCTTTTTATTTTGCTTGGATTGATAAAAGAGATAAAGAAAAAGGTGTTTTAAATGATGAAGTTGAAATTCCGCAAATCATTGATCCTAAATGTCCTACTTTTTACATACTCTTTCCTTGGTTACCTGTTGTATTTTTATTTACAGCGTATTTTTTTACTATCAAGCTCGATGTTGTAACAGCAAATTTTGTAAGCATTTCTTTAGTTTTTCTTGTTGAATTTGCAAGACACAGAAATGCTAGAAAATTAGGCGAAGATATGATGGTGATTTTAAAAGACTATGGCTGAAATTTTTATCTTAGTCGTAAGCATAATCATCGCCGCTGGAGTATGTGCTAAAGGCATTAAAGCACTTGGTGGAGTTAATATCCTTACTAACGCGGTTTCAAATCTTGGAACAGGAAATTTTGCATGGTTTGGAATTCTTTTG encodes:
- the cas9 gene encoding type II CRISPR RNA-guided endonuclease Cas9 (Cas9, originally named Csn1, is the large, multifunctional signature protein of type II CRISPR/Cas systems. It is well known even to general audiences because its RNA-guided endonuclease activity has made it a popular tool for custom editing of eukaryotic genomes.) — encoded protein: MARILAFDIGISSIGWAFSENDELKDCGVRIFTKAENPKTGESLALPRRLARSARKRLARRKARLNHLKHLIANEFKLNYEDYQSFDESLAKAYKGSLISPYELRFRALNELLSKQDFARVILHIAKRRGYDDIKNSDDKEKGAILKAIKQNEEKLANYQSVGEYLYKEYFQKFKENSKEFTNVRNKKESYERCIAQSFLKDELKLIFKKQREFGFSFSKKFEEEVLSVAFYKRALKDFSHLVGNCSFFTDEKRAPKNSPLAFMFVALTRIINLLNNLKNTEGILYTKDDLNALLNEVLKNGTLTYKQTKKLLGLSDDYEFKGEKGTYFIEFKKYKEFIKALGDHSLSQDDLNEIAKDITLIKDEIKLKKALAKYDLNQNQIDSLSKLEFKDHLNISFKALKLITPLMLEGKKYDEACNELNLKVAINEDKKDFLPAFNETYYKDEVTNPVVLRAIKEYRKVLNALLKKYGKVHKINIELAREVGKNYSQRAKIEKEQNENYKAKKDAELECEKLGLKINSKNILKLRLFKEQKEFCAYSGEKIKISDLQDEKMLEIDHIYPYSRSFDDSYMNKVLVFTKQNQEKLNQTPFEAFGNDSAKWQKIEVLAKNLPTKKQKRILDKNYKDKEQKNFKDRNLNDTRYIARLVLNYTKDYLDFLPLSDDENTKLNDTQKGSKVHVEAKSGMLTSALRHTWGFSAKDRNNHLHHTIDAVIIAYANNSIVKAFSDFKKEQESNSAELYAKKISELDYKNKRKFFEPFSGFRQKVLDKIDEIFVSKPERKKPSGALHEETFRKEEEFYQSYGGKEGVLKALELGKIRKVNGKIVKNGDMFRVDIFKHKKTNKFYAVPIYTMDFALKVLPNKAVARSKKGEIKDWILMDENYEFCFSLYKDSLILIQTKDMQEPEFVYYNAFTSSTVSLIVSKHDNKFETLSKNQKILFKNANEKEVIAKSIGIQNLKVFEKYIVSALGEVTKAEFRQREDFKK
- the cas1 gene encoding type II CRISPR-associated endonuclease Cas1, with amino-acid sequence MSYDEAFKTLLISSNAKLNLELNHLVIKQDENIAKLFLKDINIIVLESLQASLSSALFNAFARHKIILLTCDETHSINGVFTPFLGHFQSAKIAKEQMNVSAQKKAILWQKIIKNKILNQAFILKKHNKIEQSNELINLAKKVSLNDSKNIEAVAAALYFKTLFGTSFSRDELCFENSALNYGYAIIRACIIRAVCISGLLPWLGIKHDNIYNSFALCDDLIEVFRASVDDCVLKLKGESEFLSKDDKRALIGNLQSKINFDGQNYPLNRAINHYVANFKNALLYEDELKIVKFDD